TTCGCTCGGCACAAGTCGGCTACGCTCAGGACAAGCTCGGCACAAGTGCGAGAGTACAAGTGCCCAATACTTCGGCTTCGCTCAGTACAAGTGCCCAATGCCATTTTATGACTAATCCGACCGCAACATTGCTCATTTCCTGTCCTGACCAAAGAGGACTAGTAGCGAAAATTGCTAATTTTATCTATGCCAATGGTGGCAATATTATCCACTCAGACCAGCATACAGATTTCGCTGCTGGCTTATTTCTGATGCGTATTGAATGGCAATTAAATGGGTTTAATTTACCCAGAGATTTAATTGGCCCAGCATTTAATGCCATTGCCCAACCTTTAGGTGCTAAATGGGAACTCCACTTTTCTGATACTATTCGACGTATCGCTATTTGGGTAAGCAGACAAGACCATTGTCTGTTTGACTTAATTTGGCGACAACGCGCGGGAGAATTTGCTGCTGAAATTCCTTTAATTATCAGTAACCATTCTCATTTCCAAGAAGTAGCGCAACAGTTTGGTATTGACTACCACCACATCCCTATTAATAAAGATAATAAAGTTGAACAGGAAGCTAAACAATTAGAATTACTCTGGCAATATCAAATTGATTTGGTTATATTAGCCAAATATATGCAAATCGTCAGTGCAGATTTTATTACTCAATTTCCGCAAATTATTAATATTCATCACTCATTTTTACCTGCTTTTGTGGGTGCAAATCCTTATCATCGAGCATTTGAACGTGGTGTTAAAATTATTGGAGCAACTGCTCATTATGCCACTGCCGAATTAGATGCTGGCCCAATTATTGAACAGGATGTAGTGAGAGTTAGTCACCGGGATGAAGTTGATGATTTGATTAGAAAGGGTAAGGATTTAGAGCGAATTGTTTTAGGTAGATCTGTGCGTTTACATTTGCAAAATCGTGTCTTGGTGTATGGAAATCGGACAGTGGTTTTTGAGTAAGGAGTTTTTGATAACTGATGACTGATGACTGATACTACATAAATAATATGGTGCGTTAGGCTTAACGCCGTAACACACCCTACAAATTTAGTGATTTTTTAAATTGGAAGTCGTTTATTGATGCTTTTAAGAAAGTTTTTCGAGCTTCTTCTCAGTGAGTTTGGATCGTTTATTAGTATTCAAAACGACATTTCAGGCATAATTTAACGGATACTGAACAATAAAAAACAACCTCCATTCAATAAAGCAGTAATGACTGCACCAATAATTATGCCTCTCCTGATTGCTATTTGCTGTTGTCGTTGTAGCCAAATACAAAGTGGAATTACATATAAAAGTTGCCAGAACAAAAAACCAACACCACCAATAATCCAAACTTGTAAACCAACATAATTGTTGGAGCGAGCATTTAGCTGTAAAATGTAACCAAGAGCAAATATCGTTATTCCTGCTATAATATGGCAACCTAATAGTAGTAATATTCCTAAAAATGTCTTCAATATTTCATTATTTTCATTGCTTTGCGACATTAAATTACCCTAATTAGAAACAATTTAAAACCAATATTAGCGGTTATTAACCAAATGATATCCAGCGCTACCCTCGCGGTAAAAAATATTAAAGGTATCAAAGGGAATAATTCTCCCATCTGGGTGAACGATATGAATACAGGAACGCTTGACTGAACGAACATCAAAGTTAAATGGGTCAAGAAACTGCACAATCATGACTCGAAATACATTACTATAGTTAATACCTTCAGGTACAGGTATCATCGGTAAGCAACACAAAAGTTGTTTTAATGATGCTGCTGCGGAGTTTGGAGAATGACTCGTAGAAAATAATTGAAAAATATGCCGCTTTAATTCTTCATTTTGCTCATAAAGTACGCTATTAGGTAATATATCCACAAAAACATCTGGATTAATTAATCCAGTTAGTGGTATTACTTTACCATTTAATTTCAGTGCATAAGCCATCGCTAAACAATCTGGATGGCAAGGAACTGGTAATATATCTTCCGGTTTAAAATAGGGACTTTGTTGAAGAATCGACCTGCGAACTTCTGTTAATGTATATCTATCCTGCTGAGGGTCAAATCCCTCTAATCTTCCTGCTACTTGTATTGGTTGAAAAGTCACGCCCCGAATGCACTTTTGTTGTAAAGCATACTCTATAATTTTGCCAATTTCATGGTCATTCAATCCTTTTTTGAGAGTAACGACTAAAGTAGTGGAAATATTATATTCGTTGAGATGGTTAATTGCTTTTTCTCGAACATCCCGTAAATCAACACCGCGTAATTCCTGTAAAACTTCGGTTTCAAAGCTATCAAATTGGAGATATAATTCAATTCCTGGCATATATTGACTGAGGCGATCGCAAAAAGATTTATCCTTGGCAATCCTCACACCATTGGTATTAATCATTAAATGCTTAATGGGCTTGCCTTTAGCTATATCTAGAATTTGAAAAAACTCTGGGTGTATGGTTGGTTCACCACCACTTAATTGTACTATTTGTGGTTCTCCTTCGTTCGCCACTACCGCATCAATCATTTTTTCAATCTGTGCTAAACTGCGATGGCGACGGGGTTGATGCGATATTGCAGAAACTTCTTCTGCACCAGAATCAGCATAACAAATCGGGCAGGAAAGATTACATTTATCTGTTAATTCTACTAAAGTTAAACAACTGTGCTGTTCATGGTCAGCACAAAGTCCGCAATCATAAGGACAGCCATATTTTATTGGTGTATTAAACCTCAAAGGCATATCTCCAGGTTTAATGAATTCCAGAGATTTTTTATAGTATTCAATATCGTCAGCTATTAAAACTTTTTCTTGCCCGTGGGTGGGACAGTGTTTAACTAAGTAAACACAGTCATCTTGAAAAATGATTTTTGCTTCTACTTTCACAAGACATTTTGAGCAAATGCTATTTGTCAAAGCATAAAAAAGATAATTACGGTTAGGCATGTTTTGAATAATAAAAATGGATTGATAAAAATCCCTTGATTATCCCAAAATATCATATAGGATGTAAGTTGGGCAAAGCCCATGATATCAAGGTTTTAATAGAAAAGCCTACTCTACGTGGATTTCAAGCATCAAATAAAAGTCCTATATTTTTGTTTGGAATATTTGGGGAATAGTTTGGCGATAGTATAGTAGAGTTAAGAGACAAGCAAATTGAATTGCACTTAAACCTAAAAGAGGACGAAACTCTGGTTTAATAAAATCTATCAAAAAACGAAAGCTGAAATATAAAACTAAATAAAATTTAAATAAATCGCCATTTTGATAGTTATATCGACTGCGAACTTTCAAAAATAAAATTAAAATTAATAAAAATATAATTTCATATAATTGTGTAGGATGACGGAAAATACCATCGCCAAAATCGACACCCCAAGGTAAGCTTGTGGCAATTCCATAAGTGCGATCGCTCAAACCTGTCAAAAAGCAACCAATCCTGCCAATACCTGTGCCTACAATTAACGGATAGACAAATACATCACCAGTAGACTGATTAACACCAATAATTTTTTTGGTAATTTCCACACCAATCAGTCCACCCAAGAGTGCGCCGACTACTGTTTTTCCTTGTAGGAGAATTAGTAGTAATTGCTCTAGGTTTTGCCAAATCAAGTCTATGTGTTGCAATCCAACCAGCACTTTAGCACCAATTAAAGCACCAACCATACCACCGACCATCACAGAGCCGCGTTGGCTGGCTGAAATCGAATCTTTGCGGACATTTCGCAATAATAAACGAAAGGCAGTGGCATAAGCCAAAGATTCAAACAAAATATGAGGATGAATCCGCAATGGCCCTAACCAAAAATAAATAGGAAAAGTCATATTGAGTTGCATCCAAAGGTAGTGGGGTAATGAGGGGGATGAGGGGGATGAGGGGGATGAGGATGTTACTTCCCCATCTCTAGATGCTATTTTTGAACCCAACTTAGTATCACAAGTTGCAAGACTCCAGTTATAAGTTCTGAGTTATCACAAAAGAATTCAGGAGTTAAGCAAAATCAGGCACTGCGTCCTCCTGAATTATTCTTTACTCCTAACTTGCACATTTTATAAGCCTTATATGGCAAAGCTTTCAGCCTCACTTGAAAAATGTGCTAGTTTCATTCATTGCTAGCGGCGAAAAACGCGGCTAGTCGGACGCTCATATCTTGCACCTCTACGTACAACCCCAGAAAAAGTAAAAAGATGCGCGATAAAGCTACCTCATTTTTATGGGCTTTTATCGCTAAATCAAGGGGTTTGCTTTTTTACTGAGTAATAAAATTACATCAATTTTTATTGGTGCAAGATGTGAGTTTAGGGACTTCCAAGAAAAAAATATCCTACTGTTCATAGTCAACAGCACTTCGGCTTCGCTCAGTACAAGTCATCAGTGATAGTTTATTGCTTGCAGTCCCGTTAATCAATCGCCTTCTTTAACAATTCTGGAATTAGAGAAGGGCGTTCAGCGACAGGGACTTCTGCTGCTTGAAAGGCAGCTAATTTGCTTTGTGCAGTGCCAAAGTTTGGAGGGCGTCCTATAACTGTTGCTAAAGTTCCTGTCTGATGCCAATTTTTTGCTAGTGGTACTTGTGTACCTGCGATGTAGGCGATTACCGGTTTGTCAATTGCCTCAGTAATATATCGCGCCGCTGCTTCTTCGCTATCACCACCAGGTTGACCAACTAAAACGATCGCTTCTGTAGTATCATCTTCATCGAGAATTTGCAGCCATTGCAGAAATGATGAACCAACGATCGCATCACTACCAATGCTGACACAAATCGATTGCCCAAAGCCTGCTTTTGTTAATTCCCTGGCCACTTCATATGTTAAGGTGCTGCTGCGACTGACAATACCCACACGCCCAGGTGTATAAAATTCGCTAGGATGAGTACCTAAGAGAATTTTCCCAGGTACAATGATTCCGGGACTATTCGGCCCAACTATCAAAGTTTCACATGCCTCGGTTTTGCGGAGTAATTCCACCATATCTAAAGGTGGCACGCCAGCAGAAATAATAATAATCTGACGAATATCAGAGGCGATCGCTTCTAATGCTGCATCCAGAACTTGGTAAGGATGTACACTGATAATTGTTGTGTCAATTGTTCCAAATTGGGCTACTATTTCCTCAACTAAATCAAATAACTGGAGATCGTAGAGTTGCTGTCCACCACATCCAGGATTGACACAAGCAACTAAATTTGTACCATAAGCTTTCATTTGAGCAATATGAGTTGCCGAGATAAATTCACTGAAGCCTTGAATGATTACTTTGCTGTCTGGCGTTAGGTTCATAAAAATTTCTGGTAAGTTTGGCAACCCAGTGGCTTGAAGCACTGGAAACATTAAGCAGGCAGAAGGTACAAGGGAATCCCCATAAGTAAATTTAGGGGATTTAACAAGGACACTGTATTTTTTGCGCCTACTCTATGAAATACATATTTTTTTAGTTTTGTTCATAAGTCAACCGCCCCACCCACAAGGGGATGGGGCTTGTAACTAACCGAGAGAATCGGCTCTTACATACGGCATATTGACTGATGCCTGCTCCTCTGTCCCTTGGGTAGAGGAGAGAATATAGTCATCCCTGACATTCTTAGCAGCATTGAGATCTGCGTGCGTCCGATGTCCACAGTTTTTACAATGGAATCTGGAATAGGAGCGGTTTGTCCGTCGAATGTGCTTACAGATATTGCATTTCTGTGAGGTGTAACGAGGGTCTTGGTGGACTACCCGCTTACCCAGTGCTTCTGCTTTGTAAGCCAGGAATTGTTCTTGTTGGTAAAAAGCCCAACTACCCAACCATTTATTCATTTTTTTGAGCCAGTGCGGTGGACGGGTTCCCCGGCATAAAGCAACTGGCGTGCCCCGTCGCTGTGTGCGAATACTGGACAAATCCTCTAGTACAAAAACTGCAATTAAGGGTTGGTTGGCTAGTTTTTTACTTACACAATGATTCGTATCCTTCATGAACCGCTTCTCACGACCAGACATCGCTTTTAAACGACGTTTGGAACTGCGAGTGCCTTTTTGTTGGAGCTTACGGCGATTGTGTAAATAACGTCTTTGTACTGCTCTGATTTTAGAAGAACTGAAAAATTGACCATCACTGGTAACAGCTTGGTGATACAAACCTCTGTCAATTCCTTGGATTCTTCCTTCTATTTGTTGTGGGTCTTCCGTCTCAAAAACTAACCTCACCCAAAATTGCGCTTGGTTTTTAGTGTAGGTGACAGTCGCTCCACAAAATTCCCAAGTTTCAAAAATTTCTTTGAAATAATCAGGAACATCAAGAATCAAAGTAACTCGCTTACCAAGGCAACTAAGAGTTAATTGTTTTCCTCTAAGCGTCATCGTGCGCTTATCATATCTTAATCCTGATGTCGGTTTTTTCTTGGGAATGCTCTGAAATTTTGTGGCTTTAATTGCCTCAAGTGCGTTATCCCGAACTGTTTGCAATAACGCAGAAGGCACACTCGGATACTGAACTCTTAACAAGTGATACAGTTCCTTGTGTGCCTTGTTTTTGTTGTAGGTGCTGTTAGCAATAGCCCAGTCAATGTGTGCATTAAATATTTCTGCACACTGGTTCATCAGAGGTAAAAACCTTTCTGATGGTAAATCAACTGGGATACTAACAGTACGTTTCATTATGCTGTCTGCCTTTCTTGTTCGATTTCAGCAAAAAACTGAAAGCATCAAAGTCAAAATTAGATTCACAAACTCCTACTTCTGGGTTGTTGTCGTCTGCTACCCAGTCGTTCCCTTCCCATTTTTCGTAGCACTCTTCCTCAGACACATTGTCTATGTAGGAATACTTTTCATTCGGATCTGGCATAATTACTGTTGCTCCTGCTTCGTTTAATCCGCTTCAGGAGTAGCCTGTGTGGTGTAGCAGCACTACGCAGGCATTTTGTTTTCCTGGTAGACTGAGTATATCACAAAGTTTATATGTTTTGTTGATATACACTCAAAACATGGAAATACTATCAAGTTCACACGCTAAACACTGCTTGGGATACCACATTATCTTTTGCCCTAAATATCGTCATCAAATCCTTGAAGGCGCAGTAGAGGTAGAGTTAAAACGCATCATTGGGGAAACTTGCAAAACTTATGGATGGATACTTCATGCACTAGAAATCATGCCTGACCACGTTCATGTATTTGTGCAAGTAGATCACACCACTGCACCAGTAGAAATCGCTAAAACCATGAAATCAATTTCTGCTGTGCATATATTTAATACATTCAAAGACCTTAAAAAACGTCGCTTTTGGGGTTCAGGAATGTGGAGTGATGGCACATTTTACTCTTCTGTTGGCGGAGTCTCCCAAGAAGCAGTGAAGCGATATATTGAGACTCAGAAAGACAGAGGGTAACTCGCTTACCCGATAGGAGAGTGTTAATTAAAGGGGCATCGAACCCCTTTAATTAACCGCGCTTACATCCCCACCCACAAGGGGATGGGGTTTTACGCGCGGTTAATAAATTTAGTAGGGGCAGGTTTAACGAAATTACCATTAATAATGGGGGATATTGTCCAACCCGCCCCTACTTTAAACCTTCTTGGCTTCAGGAAGGATTATTTTCTCAAACTTCTTACCTGCTCTGCCTCCTGACTTCAGATTAACGTGAGTTCGACGGATATAAAAAACCCCGCTTCCATTCCTCTTTCCCCCAATCCCCAGAGGGAGAGAGGCTTTGAAACCCTGATTTTTTCGTTGAAAACGCGGAATATTTCTGCCCCTCTCCGCGTCCAAGAGGGGTTGGGGAGAGGTTCATCGAACTCACGTCAGATTAAATTTTTCTAACTTTTTTGTAAGCGGTTGGCTTGGTAAGATGGACTGCTTCTGCTACCGCCTCATCTAAATTTTCCACCAGTATCAAGGCATCGCCCTGAGTTTTTAATGTTGCTAAAAAATTATTAGCAACATTGAAATCAGAACCAGCAAGACGAACAACTAAGTGCGGAAAATCAGATTCCCATGAGCTTCTAGTGCCATTAGTGCGTACAACTTGGGAGTTGAGTTCGCCATTTTCGTGTTGCACAAATTTGGCAATGACTTGGGCGACTTCTTCTGCTTGAGGAACGCTACCTAGGAGGTTAAGGAGTATGACTTGAATGCTTTTGTCACTAGCTAAGATATCCAGACCTTTCGCCAAGCGATCGCAAAAGGTAGTCGGTGAGGTATCAGTGGGAAAAGCATGACGCAGGTTGAGAGAATTACCAGGTTGACCACCAGCACTCACAACTAAATCGAAGGTTGCCATAATCGAACCAGTGCCATTACCGAGAATGCCAATTTTACCTTGCGTTTCTGAACCATTCAAGTCGCGTGAGTGACCATTCATCTGGCTACTCTCACGACGGCTGGCAATTTTGACTGCTATCTCAGCAATTTCTGGATGACGACCCATAGCTCGTTCATTGATGCTGACTTTACCATTGAGAGCCATCACTTCACCAGAAGCGTTGATTGCCAACGGATTAACTTCCACTAGATCCAAGTCTTTTTGCACAAATAACTCGTACATCTTTTCCAGGACGCTGCTAACTGACAGCATCAGCGTACCTTGTAAACCCATTTTCAAAGCCAGTCGCCGTGCGTAAAAAGAGGAAAATTCTTGTTTAACCACAACATGGTGCATTCTTTCCCCTGCCGTTTCCCAATCTATATCTGCTTCTTTACAACCTAAAAGTACTGGTCGGCAAACAGCGGTATCTAAAACTACAGCTAAATAAAATTCTTCTTGACCATCATACTTAGATTCTGCCAGTAAAACTTCTGGTAACTCGCCCCAAATTGGCAATTTGAAGATTGTTTGTGCAGCTGCGATCGCATCAATGGTAGTTTCTACAACCCTGACTCCACCTGCTTTTACCCTTTCACTGGCATGTACCTGAGACTTCAGTACAATCGGATAGTTAATTTTTAACCGCTTCAGTTCTGTAGGATGGTCAATACGTTGCGAGGGCAATACGGGAATGCCTATTTCCCCAAACCATTCTTTAACTTGGTACTCTAATAAATCCATTGACATGCACCTTCTAGTTACACTTCCCTAGCATTTATTTGGTACTGTTTTTGTTTTTTACAGCACCATAATTACGAAATCTTGCTTTAGGCATATAGAAAAATTTATTTTTTCACGGTTCAATTTTATCGAATTCGGCCAATGAGGCAAATTAATTTCTGGTATCAATCCGTTAGGGCTGTCTCAACTAGACGTGATGAATTTTCTCGGTAAATATGCCAGCATAGAACAAAACCAGCATATCTGTCAAAGTACTGTCTGGGGTCTTGCGGATGGGAAAGTTAAAAGGTAAAAGCCCAAACTAAAGCTTCTTAAGAAGGGAAAAGGAAAAAAGTTAAACAGACAAGGAATAATCCTTCTGCCTTCGATTGGGAAATTTTTACTTTGAATACCCAAGGCTCGATTTGGTTGACGAACCGAGCCATACAATTACTCAAAAAATTTATTATTCCCATTTTTTATTTGGAATTTAACCTCAAGTTAAATTATTGAATTTATTATCTAGCAGTACGAATAAAAGGGCAAAAGGAGAATTTTTACCCTTGTCCCCTTGCCCTTGCCTTTCTTGGATATACGAATATTCACGGATTTTTTCATTTTTGGTTAAAAGCAAAAAGTTGTGTTAGAAAGTTGGTCTGTTTGATTCTATAGTTGTGGTTGGTTAAAATGTGCATTTGTATTCAACAAACAAAGTCACAAAGTCCTTGATTTCATTCCTTCAACAATAAAAAATAATATATAAGACTAGCGGGAACAGTCTATGCAAGTAGCAGTCCAGCAGGAAGATTTACAGCTTTTAGCCAGAACTTTGCAGGAACAATTTATTGTAGGAGTGCCATCTGGTCAAGTCTTCCATATCAAGTGTGCTGTCAACAAAGACGAGTTAATGATTTTAACTCAACATCCTGTGGGTGTAACTGTTGACACCGAACAAATTTTTGCATTAATTGAGGAAGTACTCGAGTCGCTACCAAATTACAGGGGGCAACGGGTGCAATGTTTTCTCAGGGTTTCTGGTGACAAACTCCCTTATGCTAAACATTCCCTAACTGTGAAGCTCTTTAGGGGAGCTCTTGAGCAAGGGAGCAGGGGAGTAGGGGAGCAGGGGAG
Above is a window of Nostoc sp. UHCC 0702 DNA encoding:
- the purU gene encoding formyltetrahydrofolate deformylase, yielding MTNPTATLLISCPDQRGLVAKIANFIYANGGNIIHSDQHTDFAAGLFLMRIEWQLNGFNLPRDLIGPAFNAIAQPLGAKWELHFSDTIRRIAIWVSRQDHCLFDLIWRQRAGEFAAEIPLIISNHSHFQEVAQQFGIDYHHIPINKDNKVEQEAKQLELLWQYQIDLVILAKYMQIVSADFITQFPQIINIHHSFLPAFVGANPYHRAFERGVKIIGATAHYATAELDAGPIIEQDVVRVSHRDEVDDLIRKGKDLERIVLGRSVRLHLQNRVLVYGNRTVVFE
- a CDS encoding radical SAM protein — encoded protein: MPNRNYLFYALTNSICSKCLVKVEAKIIFQDDCVYLVKHCPTHGQEKVLIADDIEYYKKSLEFIKPGDMPLRFNTPIKYGCPYDCGLCADHEQHSCLTLVELTDKCNLSCPICYADSGAEEVSAISHQPRRHRSLAQIEKMIDAVVANEGEPQIVQLSGGEPTIHPEFFQILDIAKGKPIKHLMINTNGVRIAKDKSFCDRLSQYMPGIELYLQFDSFETEVLQELRGVDLRDVREKAINHLNEYNISTTLVVTLKKGLNDHEIGKIIEYALQQKCIRGVTFQPIQVAGRLEGFDPQQDRYTLTEVRRSILQQSPYFKPEDILPVPCHPDCLAMAYALKLNGKVIPLTGLINPDVFVDILPNSVLYEQNEELKRHIFQLFSTSHSPNSAAASLKQLLCCLPMIPVPEGINYSNVFRVMIVQFLDPFNFDVRSVKRSCIHIVHPDGRIIPFDTFNIFYREGSAGYHLVNNR
- a CDS encoding prolipoprotein diacylglyceryl transferase → MTFPIYFWLGPLRIHPHILFESLAYATAFRLLLRNVRKDSISASQRGSVMVGGMVGALIGAKVLVGLQHIDLIWQNLEQLLLILLQGKTVVGALLGGLIGVEITKKIIGVNQSTGDVFVYPLIVGTGIGRIGCFLTGLSDRTYGIATSLPWGVDFGDGIFRHPTQLYEIIFLLILILFLKVRSRYNYQNGDLFKFYLVLYFSFRFLIDFIKPEFRPLLGLSAIQFACLLTLLYYRQTIPQIFQTKI
- a CDS encoding CoA-binding protein, with the protein product MNLTPDSKVIIQGFSEFISATHIAQMKAYGTNLVACVNPGCGGQQLYDLQLFDLVEEIVAQFGTIDTTIISVHPYQVLDAALEAIASDIRQIIIISAGVPPLDMVELLRKTEACETLIVGPNSPGIIVPGKILLGTHPSEFYTPGRVGIVSRSSTLTYEVARELTKAGFGQSICVSIGSDAIVGSSFLQWLQILDEDDTTEAIVLVGQPGGDSEEAAARYITEAIDKPVIAYIAGTQVPLAKNWHQTGTLATVIGRPPNFGTAQSKLAAFQAAEVPVAERPSLIPELLKKAID
- a CDS encoding transposase produces the protein MKRTVSIPVDLPSERFLPLMNQCAEIFNAHIDWAIANSTYNKNKAHKELYHLLRVQYPSVPSALLQTVRDNALEAIKATKFQSIPKKKPTSGLRYDKRTMTLRGKQLTLSCLGKRVTLILDVPDYFKEIFETWEFCGATVTYTKNQAQFWVRLVFETEDPQQIEGRIQGIDRGLYHQAVTSDGQFFSSSKIRAVQRRYLHNRRKLQQKGTRSSKRRLKAMSGREKRFMKDTNHCVSKKLANQPLIAVFVLEDLSSIRTQRRGTPVALCRGTRPPHWLKKMNKWLGSWAFYQQEQFLAYKAEALGKRVVHQDPRYTSQKCNICKHIRRTNRSYSRFHCKNCGHRTHADLNAAKNVRDDYILSSTQGTEEQASVNMPYVRADSLG
- the tnpA gene encoding IS200/IS605 family transposase, producing MEILSSSHAKHCLGYHIIFCPKYRHQILEGAVEVELKRIIGETCKTYGWILHALEIMPDHVHVFVQVDHTTAPVEIAKTMKSISAVHIFNTFKDLKKRRFWGSGMWSDGTFYSSVGGVSQEAVKRYIETQKDRG
- a CDS encoding succinate--CoA ligase subunit beta; this translates as MDLLEYQVKEWFGEIGIPVLPSQRIDHPTELKRLKINYPIVLKSQVHASERVKAGGVRVVETTIDAIAAAQTIFKLPIWGELPEVLLAESKYDGQEEFYLAVVLDTAVCRPVLLGCKEADIDWETAGERMHHVVVKQEFSSFYARRLALKMGLQGTLMLSVSSVLEKMYELFVQKDLDLVEVNPLAINASGEVMALNGKVSINERAMGRHPEIAEIAVKIASRRESSQMNGHSRDLNGSETQGKIGILGNGTGSIMATFDLVVSAGGQPGNSLNLRHAFPTDTSPTTFCDRLAKGLDILASDKSIQVILLNLLGSVPQAEEVAQVIAKFVQHENGELNSQVVRTNGTRSSWESDFPHLVVRLAGSDFNVANNFLATLKTQGDALILVENLDEAVAEAVHLTKPTAYKKVRKI